The following coding sequences lie in one Streptomyces sp. NBC_00510 genomic window:
- a CDS encoding pirin family protein → MPAVTVENPLTLPRVHAPADAVQRRALQVTTAPSGFEGEGFPVRRAFAGIDYKNLDPFIMMDQMGEVEYAPGEPKGTPWHPHRGFETVTYIMDGAFIHQDSHGGGGTITDGDTQWMTAGSGLLHIETPPEELVMTGGLFHGLQLWVNLPARDKMIAPKYQDIRGGNVKLLASEDGGALIRIIAGDIDGHQGPGATHTPITMLHVSVNPGAQLTLPWRADFNALAYGLAGRGTAGPENRPFRMGQAVVFGRGDSLTIRADGSQESRSPNFEVVLLGGLPIREPMMQYGPFVMNTHAELAQAFDDFKAGKLGTVPAGQE, encoded by the coding sequence ATGCCTGCAGTGACCGTCGAGAACCCGTTGACCCTGCCGCGCGTCCACGCCCCCGCCGACGCGGTACAGCGGCGGGCGCTGCAGGTGACCACCGCCCCGAGCGGCTTCGAGGGGGAGGGCTTCCCCGTCCGCCGCGCCTTCGCGGGCATCGACTACAAGAACCTCGACCCGTTCATCATGATGGACCAGATGGGTGAGGTGGAGTACGCGCCCGGCGAGCCCAAGGGCACGCCCTGGCACCCGCACCGCGGCTTCGAGACCGTCACCTACATCATGGACGGCGCGTTCATCCACCAGGACTCCCACGGTGGCGGCGGCACCATCACCGACGGTGACACGCAGTGGATGACGGCCGGCAGCGGCCTGCTCCACATCGAGACGCCGCCGGAGGAGCTGGTCATGACCGGCGGCCTGTTCCACGGCCTGCAGCTGTGGGTCAACCTGCCCGCCAGGGACAAGATGATCGCGCCGAAGTACCAGGACATCCGCGGCGGCAACGTCAAGCTGCTGGCGTCCGAGGACGGCGGCGCGCTCATCCGGATCATCGCCGGCGACATCGACGGCCACCAGGGCCCGGGCGCCACGCACACCCCGATCACCATGCTGCACGTCTCGGTGAACCCGGGCGCCCAGCTCACGCTGCCCTGGCGCGCGGACTTCAACGCCCTGGCGTACGGCCTGGCCGGCCGCGGCACCGCGGGCCCGGAGAACCGGCCCTTCCGCATGGGGCAGGCGGTGGTCTTCGGGCGCGGCGATTCCCTCACGATCCGCGCCGACGGGTCCCAGGAATCGCGCAGCCCCAACTTCGAGGTCGTCCTTCTGGGCGGGCTGCCGATTCGTGAGCCGATGATGCAGTACGGCCCGTTCGTGATGAACACCCACGCGGAACTCGCCCAGGCCTTCGACGACTTCAAGGCCGGCAAGCTCGGCACCGTTCCCGCCGGTCAGGAGTGA
- a CDS encoding DUF397 domain-containing protein, with amino-acid sequence MRHTYNGMAASDLHGLVWQKSRDSNANGQCVELAALPDGDVAVRNSRFPDGPALIYTKEEIESLIVGMKNGEFDHFVAN; translated from the coding sequence ATGCGCCACACGTACAACGGCATGGCAGCGTCCGATCTCCACGGACTGGTGTGGCAGAAGAGCCGGGACAGCAATGCGAACGGTCAGTGCGTGGAGCTGGCCGCGCTTCCGGACGGGGACGTGGCCGTGCGCAATTCACGTTTTCCGGACGGACCGGCGCTGATATATACGAAGGAAGAGATTGAATCCCTCATCGTGGGGATGAAGAACGGGGAGTTCGATCACTTCGTGGCGAACTGA
- a CDS encoding ATP-binding protein, producing the protein MWTESSAGVQPLWDGLVPERLSSSSATSCPLPPRYEAVGDARRFARTTLHAWHLEELQDGIELVASELVTNALRYAVPEDAAHGCVRLSLVRWSTRVVCAVRDPSSHGPVAKAPDFVAESGRGLHLVESFSETWGWHPLTGMGKVVWALFRMPGQNDGPSH; encoded by the coding sequence ATGTGGACTGAGAGCTCGGCCGGGGTGCAGCCCTTATGGGACGGGCTGGTTCCGGAGCGCCTTTCGTCGTCGAGTGCCACCTCCTGCCCGCTGCCGCCGCGTTACGAGGCGGTCGGCGACGCACGAAGATTTGCGCGGACGACCCTGCACGCCTGGCACTTGGAAGAACTCCAGGACGGCATCGAACTGGTCGCCTCGGAACTGGTGACCAACGCCCTGCGCTACGCGGTCCCCGAGGACGCGGCCCACGGGTGCGTCCGGCTCAGCCTGGTCAGATGGTCAACGCGCGTAGTGTGCGCGGTGCGCGACCCCAGCAGTCACGGGCCCGTCGCCAAGGCCCCGGACTTCGTCGCCGAGTCCGGGCGCGGGCTGCATCTGGTGGAGTCCTTCAGCGAGACCTGGGGCTGGCATCCCCTCACCGGCATGGGGAAAGTCGTCTGGGCGCTCTTCCGTATGCCCGGACAGAACGACGGCCCGTCACATTGA
- a CDS encoding helix-turn-helix domain-containing protein yields the protein MTTVQSGSGSMVRRILLGSQLRRLREAQGITREAAGYSIRASESKISRMELGRVSFKERDVADLLTLYGITDDGERTALLGLVREANVAGWWHGFGDVLPAWFQTYVGLEESASVIRSFETQFVHGLLQADDYSRAVIELGHPDAPADEVERRLDLRHKRQKLLTSELAPEIVAVMDESVVLRRFGGREVMRAQLVHLIEASQQPNVTVQLLPLEFTGYSAGASGTFTQLTFPESDVPDVVYVEQLTGAMYIDKREEVDQYRVVMAKLRADSLSPDATRDRLNAVLRAV from the coding sequence ATGACCACAGTGCAGTCAGGAAGCGGATCGATGGTGCGCCGCATCCTCCTGGGCTCGCAGCTGCGCAGGCTGCGCGAAGCGCAGGGCATCACCCGTGAGGCCGCGGGCTATTCGATCCGCGCGTCCGAGTCGAAGATCAGCCGCATGGAGCTCGGGCGCGTGAGCTTCAAGGAGCGCGACGTGGCCGACCTGCTCACCCTCTACGGCATCACGGACGACGGTGAGCGCACGGCCCTGCTCGGCCTGGTGCGCGAGGCGAACGTCGCCGGCTGGTGGCACGGCTTCGGCGACGTCCTGCCCGCGTGGTTCCAGACGTACGTCGGCCTGGAGGAGTCCGCCTCGGTCATCCGCTCCTTCGAGACGCAGTTCGTGCACGGCCTGCTCCAGGCCGACGACTACAGCCGCGCCGTCATCGAGCTGGGCCACCCGGACGCCCCCGCCGACGAGGTGGAGCGCCGGCTGGACCTGCGGCACAAGCGGCAGAAGCTGCTGACCTCGGAGCTCGCCCCGGAGATCGTCGCGGTGATGGACGAGTCCGTGGTGCTCCGCAGGTTCGGCGGGCGGGAGGTGATGCGGGCCCAGCTCGTGCACCTCATCGAGGCCTCGCAGCAGCCGAACGTGACGGTGCAGCTGCTGCCACTGGAGTTCACGGGGTACTCCGCGGGCGCCAGCGGGACCTTCACCCAGCTGACCTTCCCGGAGTCCGACGTCCCGGACGTCGTGTACGTGGAGCAGCTCACCGGGGCGATGTACATCGACAAGCGCGAGGAGGTCGACCAGTACCGCGTCGTCATGGCGAAGCTCCGCGCCGACAGCCTCTCCCCGGACGCCACCCGGGACCGGCTGAACGCCGTCCTCCGCGCCGTCTGA
- a CDS encoding anti-sigma factor antagonist (This anti-anti-sigma factor, or anti-sigma factor antagonist, belongs to a family that includes characterized members SpoIIAA, RsbV, RsfA, and RsfB.), translated as MSPYLRTHTIDGCVVVELSGEIDIVAAMEIIPLLDALTRAPGPGLVVDLGPVDFIDCSGLAVLCRLRSRVHGHGGQLQFVCARPPTLRILRATGLMRAFRPVPSVEEALARIGRS; from the coding sequence GTGAGCCCGTACCTGCGTACCCACACGATCGACGGGTGCGTCGTGGTGGAACTCAGCGGGGAGATCGACATCGTCGCGGCGATGGAGATCATTCCGCTGCTCGACGCGCTGACCCGCGCCCCGGGCCCCGGTCTCGTCGTCGACCTGGGCCCCGTCGACTTCATCGACTGTTCCGGACTCGCCGTCCTGTGCCGGCTGCGGAGCCGGGTCCACGGCCACGGCGGGCAATTGCAGTTCGTCTGCGCCCGCCCCCCGACCCTCAGGATCCTGCGCGCCACCGGGCTGATGAGGGCCTTCCGCCCGGTGCCGAGCGTGGAGGAGGCGCTCGCCCGGATCGGGCGGTCGTGA
- a CDS encoding CBS domain-containing protein, giving the protein MTTALDIMHPGAMCVGERESLADAARIMREQDIGALPICGDDDVLVGIVTDRDIVLKCVAEGRDPSEVSCGELAMGRPQIIEGDEQIDRVLELMEEYRVRRLPVIDHPAHRLIGMISEADVARHLPQERVAEFVTAVCSD; this is encoded by the coding sequence ATGACCACCGCACTGGACATCATGCATCCCGGCGCCATGTGCGTCGGGGAGCGGGAGAGCCTCGCCGACGCGGCCCGGATCATGCGTGAGCAGGACATCGGCGCGCTGCCGATCTGCGGGGACGACGACGTGCTGGTCGGCATCGTCACCGACCGGGACATCGTGCTGAAGTGCGTCGCCGAGGGGCGCGACCCGTCCGAGGTCTCCTGCGGTGAGCTGGCCATGGGCCGGCCGCAGATCATCGAGGGGGACGAGCAGATCGACCGGGTGCTGGAACTGATGGAGGAGTACCGGGTGCGCCGGCTGCCGGTGATCGACCATCCCGCACACCGTCTCATCGGCATGATCAGCGAGGCCGACGTGGCCCGCCACCTGCCGCAGGAGCGGGTCGCCGAGTTCGTCACGGCCGTCTGCTCGGACTGA
- a CDS encoding DUF1876 domain-containing protein codes for MQTLVGWHIEMDFREDGARTKAAALLRLPDGTEVRSHGHANRHPSDPDQERVGEELAAARALNDLARQLLGKAAHEIEEVTHVPAHPRI; via the coding sequence ATGCAGACCCTCGTCGGATGGCACATCGAGATGGACTTCCGGGAGGACGGCGCGAGGACGAAGGCCGCCGCGCTGCTCCGCCTTCCGGACGGCACGGAGGTCAGGTCGCACGGCCACGCCAACCGGCATCCCTCCGACCCGGACCAGGAACGGGTCGGCGAGGAACTCGCGGCGGCCAGGGCGCTCAACGACCTCGCGCGTCAGCTCCTCGGCAAGGCCGCGCACGAGATCGAGGAGGTCACCCACGTGCCCGCGCATCCCAGGATCTGA
- a CDS encoding magnesium and cobalt transport protein CorA: protein MSGRRLRALRALRNSAKERARTARSARPAQPSPSPADEGEGPLEPRIAGPAAVAVSSVMDAALYRDGRRIATPSSLAEAYTQLRAEPGAMAWIGLYRPSEAELVSLAKEFDLHPLALEDAIQAHQRPKLERYGETLFVVLRAARYLDAPEEVDFAELHIFVGPGFVLTVRHGAAPDLSAVRRRMESNPELLTLGAEAVLYAILDTVVDGYAPVVAGVEKDMEESEIQVFGGDPQVSRRIYELSQEVLEFQRATRPLIPMLDGLQAGFVKYGTDEELQRYLRDVADHVTHTIERVDGFRQALGDLLTLNATLVAQQQNAEMRALAEAGFEQNEEIKKISAWAAILFAPTLVGTIYGMNFDHMPELHWLLGYPFAILLMGVVCVSLYLVFKRRGWL, encoded by the coding sequence GTGTCCGGGCGTCGACTGCGTGCCCTGCGCGCACTGAGGAACTCGGCGAAGGAGAGGGCCAGGACGGCCAGGTCGGCCCGTCCCGCCCAGCCCTCCCCCTCGCCGGCCGACGAGGGGGAGGGCCCCCTGGAGCCGCGGATCGCGGGCCCCGCGGCCGTCGCCGTGAGCAGCGTGATGGACGCGGCCCTGTACCGGGACGGCCGGCGCATCGCGACGCCCTCCTCGCTCGCCGAGGCGTACACGCAGCTGCGCGCCGAGCCCGGCGCGATGGCCTGGATCGGGCTCTACCGGCCGAGCGAGGCCGAGCTGGTCTCGCTGGCGAAGGAGTTCGACCTGCACCCGCTGGCCCTGGAGGACGCCATCCAGGCCCACCAGCGCCCCAAGCTGGAGCGGTACGGGGAGACCCTCTTCGTCGTGCTCCGCGCCGCCCGCTACCTGGACGCCCCGGAGGAGGTCGACTTCGCCGAGCTGCACATCTTCGTGGGCCCCGGCTTCGTCCTGACCGTCCGCCACGGTGCGGCTCCCGACCTGTCCGCCGTACGGCGCCGCATGGAGAGCAACCCCGAGCTGCTGACGCTCGGGGCGGAGGCGGTGCTCTACGCGATACTCGACACGGTCGTCGACGGCTACGCACCGGTCGTCGCGGGGGTCGAGAAGGACATGGAGGAGAGCGAGATCCAGGTCTTCGGCGGCGACCCCCAGGTCTCCCGCCGGATCTACGAGCTCTCCCAGGAGGTGCTGGAGTTCCAGCGCGCCACCCGCCCGCTCATCCCGATGCTGGACGGCCTGCAGGCGGGCTTCGTGAAGTACGGGACGGACGAGGAACTCCAGCGCTACCTGCGCGACGTCGCCGACCACGTCACGCACACCATCGAGCGCGTGGACGGCTTCCGGCAGGCGCTCGGGGACCTGCTCACCCTCAACGCGACCCTGGTCGCGCAGCAGCAGAACGCCGAGATGCGGGCGCTGGCGGAGGCCGGCTTCGAGCAGAACGAGGAGATCAAGAAGATCTCCGCCTGGGCCGCCATCCTCTTCGCGCCCACGCTCGTCGGCACCATCTACGGCATGAACTTCGACCACATGCCCGAGCTGCACTGGCTGCTCGGGTACCCCTTCGCGATCCTGCTCATGGGCGTGGTGTGCGTCAGCCTCTACCTGGTCTTCAAACGGCGCGGCTGGCTGTGA
- a CDS encoding TetR/AcrR family transcriptional regulator: MPASTGRPAAPEVIWTRPERAARGPRPAHSRAEIAAAAVRIADAEGIDAVSMRRVAAEVGAGTMSLYNYVPRKEDLHELMVDAVTGEYELPEEPSGDWRADLMALARASRDLLRRHPWVPRLYTSVHGFSPNGLRYLEHCLAALEGLDEDDATKMELLAMVHGTVMTYVGNEVATQERSRALPWTPLEEQAARLAYLTDRVGGGAYPRLAAALANAGPAVDMDAWFERTIGRILDAYGRGSGDQDRGRDA; encoded by the coding sequence ATGCCAGCCAGCACCGGGCGACCCGCCGCCCCCGAGGTGATCTGGACCCGCCCGGAACGGGCGGCCAGGGGCCCGAGGCCCGCCCACAGCCGCGCCGAGATCGCCGCGGCCGCGGTGCGGATCGCCGACGCCGAGGGCATCGACGCGGTGTCGATGCGGCGCGTGGCGGCCGAGGTCGGCGCGGGCACGATGTCGCTCTACAACTACGTGCCCCGCAAGGAGGACCTGCACGAGTTGATGGTCGACGCCGTCACCGGCGAGTACGAACTCCCCGAGGAACCCTCCGGCGACTGGCGCGCGGACCTGATGGCCCTGGCCCGGGCCAGCCGTGACCTGCTGCGCCGCCACCCCTGGGTGCCGCGGCTGTACACCTCCGTCCACGGCTTCAGCCCCAACGGCCTGCGCTACCTGGAGCACTGCCTCGCCGCCCTGGAGGGCCTGGACGAGGACGACGCCACCAAGATGGAGCTGCTCGCGATGGTCCACGGCACCGTCATGACGTACGTGGGCAACGAGGTGGCCACCCAGGAGCGCAGCCGGGCCCTGCCGTGGACGCCGCTGGAGGAACAGGCCGCGCGCCTGGCGTACCTGACGGACCGGGTCGGCGGGGGCGCGTACCCGCGCCTGGCCGCGGCGCTGGCGAACGCGGGCCCGGCGGTCGACATGGACGCCTGGTTCGAGCGCACGATCGGCCGGATCCTGGACGCGTACGGGCGCGGCAGCGGGGATCAGGACCGGGGCCGGGACGCCTGA
- a CDS encoding ATP-binding cassette domain-containing protein: METTYAVLSEGLEKGFGEVRVLRGLDLAVPAGRVCGLLGPNGAGKTTAVRLLTTLLVPDAGTARVAGHDVVREPAAVRRAIGVTGQEASLDEELSGRENLRLFARLQRLRGAPGRARADELLAGAGLEDAADRPVRGYSGGMRRRLDLAVSLLARPRVLFLDEPTTGLDPTAREGVWRAVRTLADEGTTVLLTTQYLEEADRLADDIALVDGGRVTARGTPAELKARIGSSAEVVVGEAGAVAGAAVVLRSLTGAEPVLDHGRRTVGVVSDDPALTLPRIVLALDAAGVPLVDASLRPPTLDEVFHRLTGGAAPLLPVPSTGPAKEEAA, from the coding sequence ATGGAAACTACGTACGCTGTACTCAGTGAGGGGCTGGAGAAGGGCTTCGGCGAGGTGCGCGTCCTGCGCGGGCTGGATCTGGCGGTGCCGGCGGGCCGCGTCTGCGGGCTCCTCGGGCCGAACGGGGCGGGGAAGACCACGGCCGTACGGCTGCTGACCACGCTGCTCGTCCCCGACGCGGGCACCGCGCGGGTCGCCGGGCACGACGTGGTGCGGGAGCCGGCCGCGGTGCGCCGTGCCATCGGCGTCACCGGTCAGGAGGCCTCACTGGACGAGGAGCTGTCAGGCCGGGAGAACCTGCGGCTGTTCGCCCGGCTGCAACGGCTGCGCGGTGCCCCCGGGCGGGCGCGGGCGGACGAACTCCTCGCCGGGGCCGGCCTGGAGGACGCCGCCGACCGGCCCGTGCGCGGTTACTCCGGCGGCATGCGACGGCGCCTCGACCTCGCGGTGAGCCTCCTCGCGCGGCCCCGGGTGCTCTTCCTCGACGAGCCCACCACCGGACTCGACCCGACCGCGCGGGAGGGCGTCTGGCGGGCGGTGCGCACGCTCGCCGACGAGGGCACGACGGTGCTGCTGACCACCCAGTACCTGGAGGAGGCCGACCGGCTGGCCGACGACATCGCGCTGGTGGACGGGGGCCGGGTCACCGCCCGCGGCACACCGGCCGAGCTCAAGGCCCGCATCGGCTCCTCCGCAGAGGTCGTGGTGGGCGAGGCCGGCGCGGTGGCCGGCGCGGCCGTCGTCCTGCGGTCGCTGACGGGCGCCGAGCCGGTGCTGGACCACGGTCGCCGCACGGTCGGGGTGGTCAGCGACGACCCGGCGCTCACGCTGCCGCGCATCGTGCTCGCCCTGGACGCGGCCGGCGTCCCGCTGGTGGACGCGAGCCTGCGGCCGCCCACCCTCGACGAGGTGTTCCACCGGCTGACCGGCGGCGCCGCCCCGCTCCTGCCCGTCCCGTCCACCGGTCCCGCGAAGGAGGAGGCCGCATGA
- a CDS encoding ABC transporter permease yields MTALARRGDGGALADGLAMLGRHLLRVRRAPGLFVLTQAMPLILLLFFGYVFGSALTLPGDAGYRSYLLPGLFTAVAAGGLMTGMMQAAQDAQRGVADRFRTLPMSRAAVPLGQAAADALVTAAGLVPLALVGWAVGWRVETGAGQVLGAYGLLLLFRFATCWAGIHLGLLLRDEEAAAQLGSATFVLQLVSGAYVPTSGMTGWLRAVAEWNPLSAVAAACRGLFGGPAARIADAPGAAWPMAHPLAASVGWSLALLAVFVPLAIRRYARGGR; encoded by the coding sequence ATGACCGCGCTCGCGCGACGAGGGGACGGCGGTGCCCTGGCCGACGGGCTGGCGATGCTCGGCCGCCATCTGCTGCGGGTGCGCCGGGCCCCCGGGCTGTTCGTCCTCACCCAGGCGATGCCGCTGATCCTGCTGCTCTTCTTCGGCTACGTCTTCGGCAGTGCGCTCACCCTCCCCGGGGACGCCGGGTACCGCTCCTACCTCCTGCCGGGACTGTTCACCGCCGTCGCCGCCGGCGGGCTGATGACCGGCATGATGCAGGCCGCGCAGGACGCGCAGCGGGGGGTCGCCGACCGCTTCCGCACCCTGCCGATGAGCCGGGCCGCGGTGCCGCTCGGCCAGGCGGCCGCCGATGCACTGGTCACCGCCGCCGGGCTGGTGCCGCTGGCCCTGGTGGGGTGGGCGGTGGGCTGGCGCGTCGAGACGGGCGCGGGTCAGGTGCTCGGCGCGTACGGCCTGCTGCTGCTCTTCCGCTTCGCCACCTGCTGGGCCGGGATCCATCTCGGGCTGCTGCTGCGCGACGAGGAGGCGGCGGCGCAGCTCGGCAGCGCCACCTTCGTGCTGCAACTGGTCTCCGGCGCCTACGTTCCCACCTCCGGTATGACGGGCTGGCTGCGCGCCGTCGCCGAGTGGAATCCGCTCAGCGCCGTGGCCGCCGCCTGCCGCGGGCTCTTCGGCGGACCGGCCGCCCGGATCGCCGACGCCCCGGGGGCGGCGTGGCCCATGGCCCATCCGCTCGCGGCGTCGGTGGGCTGGTCGCTGGCACTGCTCGCGGTCTTCGTCCCCCTGGCGATACGGCGGTACGCACGCGGGGGGCGCTGA
- a CDS encoding SpoIIE family protein phosphatase translates to MGTPEERVDAGVADAVTLLLDAEGRLLSWPPAAERLLGRRAADVIDTPAVDLLAPEDAARPPEIAERCRTEGGWTGVLRLRRDDGMRVTLGVRVAGLPEGIGGTSVRWMVLAAESRSTARSVASGMTPAMLERIVGQTPIGLAVVDTELRCVWSNAALERFGGGPSQERLGRRLGEIQPGLNATVLEAQMRQVLETGVPVIDYEHVGRFRTDPRREKAHSMSFVRLEDERGVPVGVCYSVVDISDRWRARQRLSLLDRASEHIGRTLDVMHTAQDLADVVVPDLADYVAVELLESVIKGAEPQPGPLGDAVTVPLRRAGMRAARQGEPEPAFGIGALSAYLEDTPPIRCLTDGTSWLSSRLDPLELEWAAGPAGGRALHFGELGLHTAMVVPIRARGVTLGVTLFFRVRRADPFDGEDLRLAEEVVARAAVCLDNARRYTRERDAALVLQRSLLPHTFPPQEAVEVATYYRPADELSGVGGDWFDVIPLSGARVALVVGEVVGHGIEAAATMGQLRTAVRTLADLDLPPEELLAHLDDLVVQVSREAGESATVGVGGSALGSSCLYVTYDPVSRHCVMASAGHLPPAVLRPAGERCGAEGGEAVRFLQLPIGPALGLGGLPFEAAELTMEEGSVLALYTDGLVAPADGAGDVPDSGRSRLRAAMEAEDLPLDALCRSVVDELAPARPHDDVALLLARTRCLDIGRVASWDLPTDPAVVGRARELSTRQLEDWGLGDLTFTTELVVSELVTNAIRHGSGPIRLRLILERALTCEVSDASSTSPHLRHPRTTDEGGRGLFLISQFAQRWGTRYTDDGKIIWAEQFLDGHGPDVGIDIGIDTVTVREPA, encoded by the coding sequence ATGGGGACTCCCGAGGAACGCGTGGACGCGGGCGTGGCGGACGCCGTCACGTTGCTGCTCGACGCCGAGGGGCGGCTGCTGAGCTGGCCGCCCGCCGCCGAGCGGCTGCTCGGCCGGCGGGCCGCGGACGTCATCGACACCCCCGCGGTGGATCTGCTCGCCCCGGAGGACGCGGCGCGGCCGCCGGAGATCGCCGAGCGCTGCCGCACCGAGGGCGGCTGGACGGGTGTGCTGCGGCTCCGCCGTGACGACGGCATGAGGGTCACGCTGGGCGTACGGGTGGCCGGGCTCCCGGAGGGGATCGGCGGCACGTCCGTCCGCTGGATGGTCCTGGCGGCGGAGTCCCGCAGCACCGCCCGCTCCGTGGCGTCCGGGATGACCCCGGCGATGCTGGAACGGATCGTGGGCCAGACGCCGATCGGGCTGGCCGTGGTCGACACCGAACTGCGCTGCGTGTGGTCGAACGCGGCACTGGAGCGCTTCGGGGGCGGCCCCTCCCAGGAGCGGCTGGGGCGCCGGCTCGGGGAGATCCAGCCGGGCCTGAACGCCACGGTCCTGGAGGCGCAGATGCGGCAGGTCCTGGAGACGGGCGTGCCGGTGATCGACTACGAGCACGTCGGGCGGTTCCGCACCGATCCACGCCGTGAGAAGGCGCATTCGATGTCCTTCGTGCGGCTGGAGGACGAGCGTGGCGTCCCGGTAGGCGTCTGCTACTCCGTGGTCGACATCAGCGACCGCTGGCGGGCCCGGCAGCGGCTGTCGCTGCTGGACCGGGCCAGCGAGCACATCGGCCGCACCCTGGACGTGATGCACACCGCGCAGGACCTGGCGGACGTGGTCGTGCCCGACCTCGCCGACTACGTCGCCGTGGAGTTGCTGGAGTCGGTCATCAAGGGCGCGGAGCCGCAGCCCGGCCCGCTGGGGGACGCCGTCACCGTGCCGCTGCGCCGCGCCGGGATGCGGGCGGCGCGGCAGGGCGAGCCCGAGCCGGCGTTCGGCATCGGGGCGCTCTCCGCCTACCTGGAGGACACCCCGCCCATCCGGTGCCTGACCGACGGCACCTCCTGGCTCAGCTCCCGGCTGGACCCGCTGGAGCTGGAGTGGGCCGCAGGACCCGCCGGCGGCCGCGCGCTCCACTTCGGCGAACTCGGGCTCCACACGGCGATGGTGGTGCCGATCCGCGCCCGCGGGGTCACCCTCGGCGTGACCCTCTTCTTCCGGGTGCGCCGTGCCGACCCCTTCGACGGGGAGGACCTGCGCCTGGCCGAGGAGGTGGTGGCCAGGGCCGCGGTCTGCCTGGACAACGCGCGCCGCTACACCCGCGAGCGGGACGCCGCCCTCGTGCTGCAGCGCAGCCTGCTGCCGCACACCTTCCCGCCGCAGGAGGCGGTGGAGGTCGCCACCTACTACCGCCCGGCCGACGAGCTGTCGGGCGTGGGCGGCGACTGGTTCGACGTCATCCCGCTGTCCGGGGCCCGGGTCGCGCTCGTGGTGGGCGAGGTGGTGGGCCACGGCATCGAGGCGGCCGCGACGATGGGCCAGTTGCGCACGGCGGTACGGACCCTGGCCGACCTCGACCTGCCACCCGAGGAACTGCTGGCGCACCTGGACGACCTGGTCGTCCAGGTCTCCCGGGAGGCCGGGGAGTCCGCGACCGTCGGGGTGGGCGGCAGCGCGCTCGGGTCGAGCTGCCTGTACGTGACGTACGACCCGGTCAGCAGGCACTGCGTCATGGCCAGCGCCGGGCACCTTCCGCCGGCCGTGCTCCGGCCCGCCGGCGAGCGGTGCGGGGCCGAGGGCGGGGAGGCCGTCCGCTTCCTCCAGCTGCCCATCGGGCCCGCGTTGGGTCTGGGCGGACTGCCCTTCGAGGCAGCCGAGTTGACGATGGAGGAGGGCAGCGTCCTCGCGCTGTACACGGACGGCCTGGTCGCGCCGGCGGACGGCGCGGGCGACGTGCCGGACAGCGGGCGGAGCCGGCTGCGGGCCGCCATGGAGGCCGAGGACCTGCCGCTGGACGCGTTGTGCCGCAGCGTCGTCGACGAACTGGCCCCCGCCCGCCCGCACGACGACGTGGCGCTGCTGCTGGCCAGGACCCGCTGTCTGGACATCGGCCGGGTCGCCTCCTGGGACCTGCCCACCGACCCCGCGGTCGTGGGCCGGGCCCGCGAGCTGTCCACCCGGCAGCTGGAGGACTGGGGCCTGGGCGACCTCACCTTCACCACCGAACTGGTCGTCAGCGAGCTGGTCACCAACGCGATCCGGCACGGCTCCGGTCCGATCCGCCTGCGGCTGATCCTGGAGCGGGCGCTGACCTGCGAGGTCTCCGACGCCAGCAGCACCTCCCCGCACCTGCGGCACCCCCGCACCACCGACGAGGGCGGTCGCGGGCTGTTCCTGATCTCGCAGTTCGCCCAGCGGTGGGGCACCCGTTACACCGACGACGGGAAGATCATCTGGGCCGAGCAGTTCCTCGACGGGCACGGCCCCGACGTCGGCATCGACATCGGCATCGACACGGTCACCGTGCGCGAACCGGCCTGA